A stretch of the Cryomorphaceae bacterium 1068 genome encodes the following:
- a CDS encoding M1 family metallopeptidase: MRILVGIALLFFCTEAISQDTYWQQKAEYEMEIEFDDSNHRYDGIQELTYFNNSPDTLFKAYFHLYYNSFQPESMMDVRSRTIEDPDPRVADRIAQLTDEEIGYLRVSSLEQNGQSVEFRESGTILEVDLAKPILPGKKAKFNMSFQGQVPVQIRRSGRFNKEGVAYSMSQWYPKISEYDHMGWHADPYIGREFHGVWGEFDIKITIDSAYTLGGTGVLKNPQEIGHGYQVPEKKMKRPEGSKLTWHFVAENVHDFVWAADKDYAHDKQVLKDGTEIHYLYKNTEDLRTNWGKLKDYVPRIFDYASTHFGKYPYPQYSIIQGGDGGMEYAMATLITGQRKFGSLVGVTVHEVMHSWYQMLLATNEGMYPWMDEGFTSFASSKVMSHLFNPDEDTRRGRYYDSYIALANSGLEEPMSKMADHYNTNYAYGAAAYSKGALFIAQLGYVLGQDNLDNGILRYFNEWSFKHPSPNDFVHVMEKVSGIELKWYLNYMLNTTEVIDYAVEGIESNGGQTEISLKRIGNFPMPIDLYITYSDGTTEMINIPLRMMRGSKPSPDGLDFTVAPDWPWTNPEYTLTVDRASSEVERVEIDSTKRLADVNPNNNILNLTEKLESNPPN; encoded by the coding sequence ATGAGAATACTAGTCGGAATTGCGCTTCTTTTTTTCTGTACAGAAGCCATCTCGCAGGATACTTATTGGCAGCAGAAAGCAGAATATGAGATGGAAATCGAGTTTGATGACTCGAATCATCGTTATGATGGAATACAGGAGCTGACTTACTTCAACAATTCTCCTGATACATTATTCAAAGCCTATTTCCATCTCTACTACAATTCTTTTCAGCCCGAGAGTATGATGGATGTAAGATCCAGGACTATTGAAGATCCTGATCCCAGAGTGGCCGATCGGATCGCTCAATTGACTGATGAAGAAATTGGATACCTGCGTGTTTCTTCACTTGAGCAAAATGGCCAATCTGTGGAATTTCGCGAAAGCGGGACCATTCTGGAAGTAGATCTGGCCAAGCCTATCCTTCCGGGAAAGAAGGCGAAATTCAATATGAGTTTTCAAGGTCAAGTGCCTGTGCAAATTCGCCGCTCCGGTAGATTCAATAAAGAGGGAGTGGCTTATAGCATGTCTCAATGGTATCCTAAAATCAGCGAGTACGACCATATGGGTTGGCATGCGGATCCATACATTGGAAGAGAGTTTCACGGAGTGTGGGGTGAGTTTGATATTAAAATCACCATTGATAGTGCCTATACTTTGGGAGGCACCGGAGTTTTAAAAAACCCACAAGAAATAGGACACGGCTACCAAGTACCCGAAAAGAAAATGAAGCGACCTGAAGGATCGAAGCTCACTTGGCACTTTGTGGCTGAGAATGTGCACGATTTTGTTTGGGCTGCCGATAAAGACTACGCCCACGATAAGCAGGTCTTGAAAGATGGCACCGAGATTCACTACCTCTACAAAAACACGGAGGACCTGAGGACCAATTGGGGAAAGTTGAAGGACTATGTTCCAAGGATTTTTGACTATGCTTCAACGCACTTTGGCAAGTATCCCTATCCTCAATATTCGATCATTCAAGGGGGAGACGGAGGAATGGAGTACGCGATGGCAACCTTAATTACGGGCCAAAGAAAATTCGGCAGTTTGGTAGGAGTTACTGTCCATGAGGTGATGCATTCTTGGTACCAGATGCTGCTCGCCACCAATGAAGGAATGTATCCATGGATGGACGAAGGCTTCACCTCTTTTGCTTCCAGCAAAGTAATGAGCCATCTCTTCAATCCCGATGAGGATACTCGACGCGGACGGTATTATGATTCATACATCGCTCTGGCCAATAGTGGTTTGGAAGAACCAATGTCAAAAATGGCCGATCATTACAATACGAATTATGCTTACGGAGCTGCGGCTTATTCCAAGGGAGCACTTTTCATTGCTCAATTGGGATACGTATTGGGCCAAGACAATCTTGACAATGGGATTCTGCGCTACTTCAATGAGTGGAGCTTTAAGCACCCTAGTCCAAATGATTTTGTTCATGTGATGGAGAAAGTCAGTGGCATTGAACTAAAATGGTATTTGAACTATATGCTCAATACTACTGAAGTGATCGATTATGCAGTAGAGGGAATTGAATCCAATGGAGGTCAAACCGAAATCAGCTTAAAGCGAATCGGAAACTTCCCCATGCCGATTGATCTCTACATCACTTATTCAGATGGAACCACTGAAATGATCAATATTCCTTTACGAATGATGCGCGGATCCAAACCATCACCTGACGGGCTCGATTTCACAGTAGCTCCTGATTGGCCATGGACAAACCCTGAATACACACTTACCGTTGATAGAGCTTCAAGCGAAGTCGAGCGAGTTGAGATTGACTCCACCAAGCGCTTGGCTGATGTAAATCCCAATAATAATATCTTGAATCTGACGGAAAAATTAGAGTCAAATCCCCCTAACTAA
- a CDS encoding M1 family metallopeptidase, whose product MKLNLALFTLAILMMACESAQNTSVETEKTQPMETKYADDTHSFSKPNDVAVTHISLDLMVSFEDRIISGTVVYNIERNTQGDLILDTDGLTITAARDAATNKELQFSLNEGDDYGNELVIELNDETKKVAVDYSTSPDAAALLWMDPEQTNDGKAPFLFTQGQAILTRSWIPIQDSPAVRVTYDAKVTVPSGMMALMSAENPTEMNEDGVYEFKMDKPIPPYLMALAVGDLAFESLGEHTGVYAEPGMLAASAYEFADMEKMLLAAEELYGPYSWGRYDVLVLPPGFPFGGMENPKLTFATPTIIAGDRSLTSLIAHELAHSWSGNLVTNATWDDFWLNEGFTVYFEKRIMESLYGESYASMLNELGYQDLQHTLAELGEESPDTHLKLNLDGRNPDDGMTDIAYEKGYLFLRWLESIVGRERFDAFLKNYFEKNAFHTMTTESFIEYLNANLLNELDEKPDLDQWIYSSGLPADHLVPESTRFDAVDSARVAWMDGATSTEELPTAEWSTHEWLHFLRGIPENVGKERLADLDQAFNLTDSKNSEITAVWFEKAIENDYQVAFPQLEMFLMKVGRRKFLKPLYTKLAETPEHKIWAEKVYAKARGNYHAVSVNTIDEILGWQKS is encoded by the coding sequence ATGAAATTAAACCTTGCCCTTTTCACATTGGCCATTCTAATGATGGCTTGTGAATCCGCTCAAAATACTTCCGTTGAAACCGAAAAAACTCAACCTATGGAAACCAAGTACGCTGATGATACCCACAGTTTCTCAAAACCGAATGACGTGGCGGTTACCCATATCAGCTTGGATTTGATGGTAAGTTTCGAAGATCGAATAATTTCAGGAACCGTCGTATACAACATAGAGCGTAATACTCAGGGAGACTTGATCCTCGATACTGATGGACTTACAATAACCGCAGCACGTGATGCTGCCACCAACAAGGAACTACAGTTTAGCCTGAATGAAGGTGATGACTATGGCAACGAACTCGTCATTGAATTAAACGACGAGACCAAAAAGGTGGCGGTTGATTATTCTACCTCTCCCGATGCAGCAGCTCTCCTCTGGATGGATCCTGAGCAGACCAACGACGGTAAGGCTCCTTTCCTATTTACTCAAGGTCAAGCTATTTTGACACGTTCATGGATTCCCATTCAAGATTCACCTGCTGTGCGAGTGACCTATGATGCGAAGGTTACCGTGCCAAGTGGTATGATGGCGTTGATGAGTGCCGAGAACCCAACCGAGATGAATGAAGATGGCGTTTATGAGTTCAAAATGGACAAGCCGATTCCTCCTTATTTGATGGCATTGGCAGTTGGCGATCTCGCATTTGAGTCACTCGGAGAGCATACAGGTGTTTATGCCGAGCCCGGAATGCTGGCAGCTTCGGCTTATGAATTTGCCGATATGGAAAAAATGCTCTTAGCAGCTGAGGAGCTTTATGGCCCATATAGCTGGGGTCGATACGATGTTTTAGTGCTGCCCCCGGGCTTCCCTTTCGGGGGAATGGAAAATCCTAAACTCACCTTTGCAACGCCCACCATCATTGCAGGCGATCGATCGCTTACTTCTTTGATCGCACACGAGTTGGCACACAGCTGGAGCGGAAACTTGGTAACCAATGCCACATGGGATGACTTCTGGTTGAACGAAGGATTTACCGTTTACTTCGAGAAGAGAATCATGGAGTCACTTTATGGAGAGAGTTATGCCAGTATGCTCAATGAGCTAGGCTACCAAGACCTGCAGCATACATTGGCTGAGCTAGGCGAAGAAAGCCCCGATACGCACTTAAAGCTCAATCTCGACGGTCGAAATCCGGATGACGGAATGACGGATATCGCCTACGAAAAAGGGTACTTGTTCCTCCGATGGTTAGAGTCAATAGTAGGAAGGGAGCGCTTCGATGCTTTCTTGAAAAATTACTTTGAGAAGAATGCTTTCCACACAATGACCACCGAGTCATTTATAGAATACCTAAATGCCAATCTCCTCAATGAATTGGACGAAAAGCCCGATTTAGATCAGTGGATTTACTCTTCGGGTTTACCCGCAGATCACCTTGTTCCTGAGTCTACTCGCTTTGATGCTGTAGATAGCGCTAGAGTTGCCTGGATGGATGGAGCGACTTCCACTGAAGAGTTACCTACAGCAGAATGGAGCACCCACGAGTGGCTGCACTTTTTGAGAGGAATTCCCGAAAATGTCGGTAAAGAACGTTTAGCGGATTTGGATCAGGCATTCAACCTGACTGATTCAAAGAATAGTGAGATTACTGCAGTTTGGTTTGAGAAGGCTATTGAGAATGATTATCAAGTAGCATTTCCTCAACTGGAAATGTTTCTGATGAAAGTAGGCCG
- a CDS encoding UDP-3-O-(3-hydroxymyristoyl)glucosamine N-acyltransferase, giving the protein MKLPRTYTLKEIAELGNCDFKGPDSHPITGINEIHVVEHGDVVFVDHPKYYDKALHSAATTIIIDKEVEVPEGKGLLIHSKPFDVFNLLNKHFMPVQNWENPEPQIDPTATIAPGVVIGQRVTIGANTTIHANVVIYDNAEIGDNVEIHANTVIGGHAFYYKKDDRFNKMHSCGKVVIEDNVEIGCGCTIDKGVTGATTIGQGTKIDNAVHIGHDTVIGKMCLIAAQVGIAGCVIIEEGVTLWGQVGVRSDITIGRGAVVLAQTGVSKGLDGGKTYFGSPVAESREKLKDLANTRKIPYILDELKKLKG; this is encoded by the coding sequence ATGAAATTACCCCGCACATACACGCTCAAAGAAATTGCCGAACTAGGAAATTGTGACTTCAAAGGTCCCGACAGTCATCCCATCACAGGAATAAATGAAATTCATGTGGTGGAGCATGGCGATGTTGTCTTTGTGGATCATCCTAAGTATTACGACAAGGCACTTCACAGTGCTGCAACGACCATTATCATTGATAAAGAAGTGGAAGTTCCGGAAGGAAAAGGACTTTTGATTCACTCCAAACCATTTGATGTTTTCAATCTACTGAATAAGCACTTTATGCCGGTGCAGAATTGGGAAAATCCTGAGCCGCAAATTGATCCCACGGCAACCATTGCGCCCGGAGTTGTGATCGGTCAGCGAGTAACAATCGGTGCCAACACCACCATCCACGCCAATGTAGTCATCTATGATAATGCTGAGATTGGAGATAACGTGGAAATTCATGCCAATACGGTAATTGGTGGTCACGCCTTTTACTATAAGAAAGATGATCGATTCAATAAGATGCATAGTTGCGGAAAAGTGGTGATCGAGGATAATGTTGAAATCGGTTGTGGATGTACGATTGACAAAGGAGTTACTGGCGCTACCACGATTGGTCAAGGGACAAAAATTGACAATGCGGTACATATAGGCCATGATACCGTGATCGGCAAGATGTGCCTTATAGCAGCACAAGTAGGAATAGCCGGCTGCGTGATCATAGAGGAGGGAGTAACATTATGGGGACAGGTTGGAGTAAGAAGTGACATCACCATTGGCAGGGGTGCGGTAGTTTTGGCCCAAACGGGAGTTTCGAAAGGATTGGACGGAGGAAAAACGTATTTCGGCAGCCCCGTAGCCGAATCAAGAGAAAAACTGAAAGACCTCGCCAACACCCGAAAAATTCCCTATATCTTAGATGAACTGAAAAAGCTTAAGGGTTGA
- a CDS encoding SpoIIE family protein phosphatase codes for MTDKSKNKENTGQLEKLNQRIENYENRIQKNKDRISRLNSKLDILLETTNAINSNKSTEELLEQYRSTIEHDLQIRRLVLFMQIENIWSCALQYGVDEDYSDDVELFQSVSNKNEVIYLRDQESEKLRNFDFLIPVSNDDKPLCYVLIGDIDENEIRMSPSIKHRTFIQTLTNIVAVTIENKALFKRSLKQERIDTELQLAAEMQALMVGSGSQEYPLFEVATYYQPHQAIGGDFCDFIPLGKDEAFFCMADVSGKGVSAAFLMATIQAHLKALIEHTNWTLEGLVEQLNNKVNEMSRGDRFVTVFFGYFHYPTRMLHYINAGHNPPFVISSGKATFLEEGTVGIGMLPQLPFVNKGQLKLSRNALLVLSTDGVLELENAENDEFGSERLCKLMIEKEPYLEKADDAISHIVHAMDLHRGNMPYFDDTALLCCRFK; via the coding sequence TTGACGGATAAATCCAAGAACAAAGAGAATACCGGGCAGCTGGAAAAGCTGAATCAGCGTATTGAAAACTACGAGAACAGGATTCAAAAGAACAAGGATCGGATCAGCAGATTAAACTCCAAGCTGGATATCCTCCTTGAAACAACCAATGCCATCAACAGCAACAAGAGTACGGAAGAACTCTTGGAACAATACCGAAGTACCATCGAGCACGATTTGCAAATAAGAAGACTCGTTCTTTTTATGCAAATAGAAAACATCTGGAGCTGTGCGTTGCAGTATGGTGTAGATGAAGATTACAGCGATGACGTTGAGCTTTTTCAAAGTGTAAGCAATAAAAATGAGGTGATCTACTTGCGTGACCAAGAGAGCGAGAAACTCAGAAATTTTGACTTTCTCATTCCCGTTTCCAACGATGACAAGCCGCTCTGCTATGTTTTGATTGGTGATATCGATGAAAATGAGATTCGCATGAGTCCGTCCATCAAGCACCGAACTTTTATCCAGACACTTACTAACATTGTAGCGGTAACTATCGAAAACAAAGCTCTATTCAAGCGCTCTCTTAAGCAGGAAAGAATAGACACTGAGCTCCAACTGGCCGCAGAGATGCAGGCACTTATGGTGGGCAGCGGAAGTCAGGAATATCCGCTATTTGAAGTTGCCACCTATTACCAACCTCATCAAGCTATTGGGGGAGATTTTTGTGATTTCATTCCGCTCGGAAAAGACGAAGCTTTCTTTTGCATGGCCGATGTTTCGGGAAAAGGAGTGAGTGCTGCATTCCTAATGGCGACGATCCAAGCCCACTTAAAAGCGCTGATCGAACATACGAACTGGACGCTCGAGGGATTGGTCGAACAGCTCAATAACAAAGTCAACGAAATGTCGCGAGGAGATCGATTCGTAACGGTATTCTTTGGCTACTTTCATTACCCTACCAGAATGCTGCATTACATCAATGCAGGACACAATCCGCCTTTCGTCATTTCATCAGGAAAAGCAACATTCTTAGAAGAAGGCACTGTCGGAATAGGAATGCTTCCTCAACTGCCATTTGTCAATAAAGGACAACTGAAGCTTTCACGAAATGCCCTTCTGGTGCTAAGCACAGATGGTGTGCTCGAACTTGAAAATGCCGAAAACGATGAATTCGGAAGTGAACGTTTGTGCAAGTTAATGATCGAGAAAGAACCCTATTTGGAAAAAGCTGATGATGCTATTTCCCATATTGTTCACGCCATGGATCTTCACCGAGGAAACATGCCCTACTTTGATGATACAGCTTTACTCTGCTGCAGATTTAAGTGA